The window CCTCCATGTCTCCAACCCATGCTGTTGTTGCAACCTTTAAAAATGGTTGTGCAGATATGAAACTATGTAAATGCATGATTAGTGCAACACAATCCATACACTGGCATGCACGACTGCTCTACGGGCGCAGCGTTAGCGCGCCTGCCTTCCTAGTCTTCTTCTGTTACTAAAGAAAATGAGGCATggaatcaaaaagaaaaaaaaggaaatgagGCATGCATGCGTGATAGTGGAGGTGGCACTTGCTTCGCTTTGCGAGGTCAAACCAAACAAAAGCATCGGCCAGGAGCTAAAGAGAATGAATTCCATTGGGGAGAGACCTCATTGATGCCGTAACAAATGCTGCCTTTCTCACTGATGGGATGTTTGGCTGGAGACCAAAGTTCATTTCATGGTACCATGATGCATCTCATTGATTGTATACTGCTGCTGCTGTAGTCTGTAGTAGACGATGAGATTAGTACTTGATGAACAGATACATAGATGACGACGGCGCTAGGTTGTTGCGTCCccagcggccgcggccgccccgcACCTCCGGCAGgtgaggacggcggcgcggcaggaggGGCAGCTGGCGTGGGCGCCCAGCCAGGTATCGATGCAGGCAGCATGGAAGCCGTGGCCGCAAAGCGGCTGCAGCCGGAGCTCATCTCCCTCAGCCAACACCACCAGACAGATGGCgcactccctctcctctccaactcctcctgatcTTGAGGCAGCTGCTGCTTGCAACGACACCGTGGGCAGCGTCTCGATCGCCGCCTTCTTCAGCCCCTTCGGTGCCTGTACCTCCGTGGCGGTTGGGTTGATgttgctgccaccgccgccaccactgtTGCGTCTGCGGCAGGTGCACCGCGCGACGAGGGCAAGCCCGGCCACGCAGATGAGGGCGCAGAGGAGGGACGCCAGGATCACCACTGTGTCCGAgtcccctgctgcatctgcatgACCATCACAAAGCAGgggaggagatggagatggagatgggccATTGCCGGCTGAGTGGAGGCGGCTCACCATCACCGGAGCGCGCATGCTCAACCCAACAAACTCGCCTGCCTTGTGCTGCCTGCCCGCCTGGGGGTGAGGAGGTGCAGCTGCTTTTATAGACAAAAGACAATCTGATGACTCAGTCACTGTCACGGGCAGATGAGAGCCCTTTGGCATGATGGCTACAGTATACTAACTACTACACAACCCTTGACAAGAGCACCAAAGCTGATAGCTTGTAGTAGATGAAAGCAGATGATTGATTAGTTTCTGGTTCTCGTAAataatgcatgaatgcactTTCTGGTGCAGTACAAACAAGTAGAAACGATACCACTCACTTGGAGCCTCCCTAAACAATCACCATTGAGGAGTGGCTTCGGATCACATATCAAATCTAACATCCCATTTCCCATCCATATAAGCATTCAGTGTCCAATTGTTTTCTCTAAGCTGGAGATAAGGCACCTGCAGTCAGATAATACTTTTAAAAAATCACAACAAGGCATGAGGTCAATCTTcttgctcccccccccccacttttTATCTTAGCCACAAATTGGAAGCTACTAATACTTTGCATAAATCAAATTTGGTAGGCACCTAGGATGCTTTACTTAAAAATTTAGTCAGCAGCATATGCAGCTTCCAAATAGAACAGCAAATTAGATAGcctcggcaaaaaaaaaaaaaaggctgacACAGACCAGACTACAAGGCCCAACAGGTAATTTTCAATGTAACTAAAACTTTGCGACTCTAGAACACTGGATTTGTTCGTATTTATCTTTTTGGAATGCACCCATGCATTGTATTGTAGTCTGTGTGCATAATTAAAAGATGATTGTACTTGTACAAGTACAACTAGGGCATAAATGATGAGGGGCTTGGTTACCTTGTCATAGAATTCATAGCCAAGTTTGAGCCTGACATCTTGGCCTCTCCTCAAGTCAAGTATGGTCCAGGCCAATTCGACGGCCCCAGTTCTATTCTTCTGCATGGAGTGAAGCAGAGGTTTGATGAAAATGAAATCACAGGAGTAAACAAAGAGGCCCTGCAAAGACGTGAGCATGATTTGTGAAAGGAAATGGGATGGGGAGTTAGGTACCGGCTTGAACTCTGCGTCTGTAAGCAGGCGGGCCTTGAGGTTTAGTCCTAGCAAGCCATTGGATGTGAAGGGGAGGGCCTTCTTGGCGCGAAGATTGTAGGTGAGGTCATTGCCTTTGTGCAAGTGGACGCCAACTCCGAGGTTGGCCGAGAGCTAGGCATGGCACGCATTTGGCAATGTGAGCAGAGGTGGTGTGCATAGAAAAGAAAATATTATTAGAACTGCTTTACACAGCTTGATCTCTAGGGTCACCTGGATTTTTATGATATAGTCTGTGGGTTCATAGAGACCTAATCTTAATCTAATTACGTAATCCAAGTGAATTTAAGTgacctactcggattacaatGTTCTAGTCCTAGTTTAATACAACTCCTACTCTAACAGTGTGGTGGTCTGTCTGgagcggggaggaggggagggagctGACCTGGGGGTAGAATTGCCTGACAAAGAGAGCAAGGTAGCTTGGGGCAGCAGCTCCGGCGGTGCTTGCGTCCATCTCCCCATGAGCCTGCCGTCAATCATCCGATGAAATGCGATGGTAAGGGGGTGCGGTGGAGGCGAATGGGGAACGGAAGAGAACCTGCCTGTATTAGGGAGTTGTAGCCGAGGGGAAGCTTCTCCTTGGCGTGGatgcggaggccgccgccgccgcgcaggcgcaGGGAGGTCTCCATTAACGGGTTTGTTTGACtattgaggaggaggaggaggaggaggaggaggaggagagggagcgcAGCAGCAGAGACTCTGGGTGATTCGATGCTCTCTCTCTGCCGGCGGCCTGGCCCTCTCTGCCTGCGGAGGAGAGACTGACAAgaagacgacgacgccgacgaagCGGAGACATTGGGCCGGCCCATTCTacctagtagtagtagtagtagaacTTTGGTGGGCTTCCCTGGGCTGGTCTGGGCTGGCCTTTTAGATAGATAGACCGAGTACTACCAAGTAGGAGTGGAGTGGAGTAGCAGGGAAGAAGAAACAACAAGTGATGCGCCCTAACTACCGCCACGTAATTTGTTTGTGGTCCTTGAGTTTCTTGTGTCTGGTGACACCCACCACCCGCCGTTGCATACTTGCcttgttttctctcttcttctcttaCTATTTTACTATACTTATACAAATTATTTATATGCCTCTGCAAAAGAAACAAGGGCGAAATTCTCTGACTAGACTAGCTACAAAAGCCCACGCTGCCTACTGCCGGTGTACATGCAATGGAATAATGGAATGGGATGCTATGCCTACGCGCCGCCAGCAAAAGAGAAGATTACTTATTGTTAATATCGTCTTCGACTTTGTGacacatttttttttacttttttcccTAAACATCTCTTATCTAAATTTATATCCGTTCAAGTACTTAACAATTCTtgttttttaaaacaaaaaaatgttttttaaaaCAATAAAAGGATTTGTTTTGTCCAACGAGGAAGAGACGTGTTTGCAGCTTTTTCCCTACTTACTGTATATCTCTTTTGTTTTTTGAATTGATGGACTGTTTATACAATACAACGTTATACGATGGTTCTTTCCATTCTATGGAGTATGGAGGCCAATgttattttaaagaaaaatataaatatactaGTAATAAATACATTTTGAATTGAATTTAATTGAATATGGTGTGGGGGATTGATTGGGGAGAGGAGAAAACGGAAAGCACCACTAGTGCTCCTGCTTTGCTCTGCTGCGTTGCTTTCCTctcctttcctctctctctcctctcctttgGAGGAGGGCAAGgaggcaagcagcagcagcagcagcggtggcGAGCTCTTCCTCGCCACCAGCACCCACCCCGCACTTTCCCCCAAAACCTCCTCCTAGGGCTTGGCTTGGCGGCTGCCTCCCTCCGATCCGATCCGCCCCTTCCCTCGATTGGTCTGGtggcctctccctctctcttccgtaattcctccttccttccccaattctctctctcattttcgAAATTCTTCTCAACCTACCTACCTTGTACTAGCAGATTGGTCCCTTTGCTGCTACTGCTTCGCTTGCTTGCTTCCACAACACAATCCccagggagaagaagaagaacaactgctgctgcagcagcagcatcacttGCTGCCGCTACTACTCCATCTCCATTAGGCGGCCATGGCGTCCTCCTCCGGGGGCCGCAGGATGGCCCCTGGCGGagactcctcctccgcctcccccgcctccgccgccggccggaggaTCCTCCGCACCCAGACCGCTGGCAACCTCGGCGAGTCCATCTTCGACAGCGAGGTCGTCCCATCCTCGCTCGTCGAGATCGCGCCCATCCTGCGGGTGGCCAACGAGGTGGAGGCCAGCAACCCGCGAGTAGCCTACCTCtgtgagtttctactttctGCTCCCTtccaattcattcattcattcatcattaatttataatttaatttaatttaatccTAATCGCCCACCCCCAACAAACCAACCAAGGCCGCTTCTACGCCTTCGAGAAGGCGCATCGCCTCGACCCGACCTCCAGCGGCAGAGGTGTCCGCCAGTTCAAAACCGCGCTCCTGCAGAGGCTCGAGAGGGAGAACGATCCCACGCTCAAGGGCAGGGTCAAACAGAGTGACGCCAGAGAAATGCAGAGCTTCTACCAGCACTACTACAAGAAGTACATCCAGGCGCTTCAAAATGCCGCTGataaggccgaccggtctgccTTCCTGCCTGCCTGCCCCTCTTATTCCTCCTCATGCAACTAAATCACTCAAACACTACCATCAATGCTTTCCCAGGGCTCAGCTCACGAAAGCTTATCAAACGGCTGCCGTGCTTTTCGAGGTCCTCAAAGCCGTCAATGTCTCCCAGAAAATCGAAGTTGATCAATCGGTAACCGCCATTGCCTTTCTTGCTGGAGCACCACACGATATGGAGTAGTAGCTTCATGTCATTCTGCTTCTAGTTGCTTGCATTGCAGCTCCTGTTCCTCAATGTCCTATTCACACAACCGCTCCTTGCAGATTCTGGAGACACATAACCAAGTCGAGGAAAAGAAGAAGTTATATCTCCCGTACAATATCCTCCCGCTCGATCCTGACAGCACCAACCAGGCTATCATGCGCTATCCCGAGGTTGCTACCTGTTTCATATCAAACTTGCCATCATAGTCTCATGGGATGCTAATGCATTTACGCGATGCCCTCTGTCGGCTGTCATCATTATGCATGCAGATCCAAGCTGCTTTCCAGGCTCTCCGTAACACCAGAGGTCTGCCATGGCCCAAGGAACACGACAAGAAACCTGACGCAGATCTTCTTGGTTGGCTTCAGGCCATGTTTGGATTCCAGGTTATCACACTCACCATCTTTTCCCGTTTCATATCAGATACACATGCCCGTAATTGCTTGCGAGCACTTAATCCATGCCCTCTAACTTTGCTCATCACTCTGCAGAAAGATAATGTATCCAATCAGAGGGAGCATCTCATACTCTTGCTTGCAAACGTTCACATCAGACAGATTCCCAAACCTGACCAACAGCCAAAGGTATACACATCGACCAAACACATGAGGTGCTTGATGTCTTCATGTCTGCGGCATTTATCCATTTCTTGCTGGCTAATGTTCTCAGTTGGATGACCGAGCACTGGATGCAGTAATGAAGAAGCTATTTAAGAATTACAAGAGATGGTGCAAATATCTTGGCCGCAAAAGCAGCTTATGGTATGACGTGCTTATGGTCCCATGAAGAGCTGCAGTTATTTGCTCTTCTCAATTGCGATTGACTTACTAGTTAATCATTTTTGTTCTAGGTTGCCGACTATCCAACAGGAGGTACAACAACGCAAGCTCCTCTATATGGGCCTTTATCTGCTCATATGGGGCGAGGCAGCTAATCTAAGATTCATGCCGGAGTGTCTTTGCTATATTTATCATCATGTATGGCCAGTTCTGAGTTATTCAAATTAAGTATATATTATTGTATTGAGTAAATTGTACTCACCCTACAACAACTTGGcaggtgggtgcaaattggtccaacaacttgtaacatgctcaatttagtacaataacttgaCAACTGGGTGCAGATTAATCCAACAATTTAGAAAATGCTtaatttagtacaataacttggtaaattggtgcattcacagtccaaacCTTACACGACAATGTGTTTGCTAACGTCAGGTCACAATAAACACAATAAACAGTAAACAGTATATTCACGTGAGAATTTATTATTTCACCACAAATTTTCATGTCGCAATGGACGCCAATAATTttattctcagaataaattaattatggttttattaaaaataatatattatttaaccgCCATTACAACAGCAACATGTTAAGCACAGTAGATGAACGTCAATAATTCTTAAATTTAATAAATGGAAATTATTGATGGTgtaattctaaatttttttattagttcaaattcaatcaaattttaaattacACCATTAGCATCATTGAAACACTGAAGTCGATAAGAGAGACCCTGAAACCTTAGGTTTCTCCTGCGCTTCTGCGCTCATGTATTCAACTATGCTCTTGTTTGTTTCTGTTTATTACTTTATTTAGCTCATTTTCCATTCTAACGAATATAGGAGGCTTTAAGAATATGCGTACCAAGCTCATAAAAGGTATCAATAGTATGTATCaatatattaattttttagCTTAACAATGTATATAATCAAACATATCGAAAACAGTGAGGgtgatttttttcaaaattgaatatcaaattaaatagttttaatcaaaactaaatcactatacaaaaataattatgtaaagacataacattaatttataaacactgAGAGTTCTTATCTTGGCCAAATACATTGCCATGCAGGTGCAGCACAAAAATCAATGGTCcaataatacttaataatttgtcctaacgtgaatatactctttatcGACCTTGCATTAGTTACATTGCTgtgtaatgtttggactgtgaatgcaccTATTTACCAAGTTATCGCATTAAATTGGGCATTTTACAAGTTTTTGGACCGATTTGCACCCACTATCAAGTTATTGCATTAAATTGAGCATTTTATAAGTTGTTGGACTAATTTGCACCTACCTGacaagttgttgtatggtgggtgcaatttactctattGTATTTACTAAACTAGTGAACTGAATCTAACAAGGATTAGTTCTTCTAACATAATTGTCTGGTTACTACTAAATTTGATGCCGAAATAGTATGATGTTTAGCTTATCTGACCTCCACTGCACAATTCTGTTGGCATAGTATGAATAATCACATTCTGTTCACGTCCACAGTTTGAGGGAGTATATGTTGGGTGCAACCTTGCTTTGGTTCAAGACAAACATGCAAATGAGTCATCTACGTAGCATCTCTAATCTTACTGGCCTTTCATGCTCCTTTGTGGCTATTATGAACTTGTGTAAATGAATATGCATGCAAGTGTGCAGTGTGCTTAACTCCCAAGGCTGCTTGTTGATCACGATTGATTGGCTTTGGGTCGTTACAGTATTTGTCAGTCATAAGCCTTGCTGTAAGATTATTATTAGGGAGTGTTGACAGTCTTATGCTGCTTCATAACAGATGGCTTTTGAACTATATGGTATGTTGGCTGGAAATGTGAGCCCGACAACTGGTGAAAATGTTAAACCAGCTTatggtggagaagaagaagccTTCTTGAAGAAAGTTGTGACTCCAATCTACAAAGTTATAGAGAAGGTACAGTTTCTTAATTTCCATTCCTCATTGTTATGTTATGAAGCGCAATTATATCCTTTGCAACTTTTACATAGGAAGCTGAGAGGAGCAAGACCATAAAATCGAAGCACTCACACTGGAGAAACTACGATGATCTAAATGAATACTTTTGGTGAGTGCTGATCTGATTACTCGTTTTCCTTAATAGTTGTGTGGGCTGCTATACTGAGtgatggggagaggtgggcaattcacttatattccaacactccccctcacgtggaggctccctcaggcctcagacgtggaataggagcgagcagcaattattttatttaatcgcgctaaccaggattcgaactcgagacctctggctttgataccatattgagttgcatgcaccgaccagttcaacccaaaagcttaagctgatggggagaggtgggcaattcacttatattccaacactgAGAAAACTCATGCAATTATTTCTGCACCGTTGCTCAGGTCAAGATATTGCTTCCGATTGGGGTGGCCTATGAGAGCTGATGCAGATTTTTTCAAGACTCCAAATGATGTTCCTCGTCACCTTGCGAATGGGGTACGTCCCTTGTGATAATGAATTACTTACTGTACCTTTGTGCAATCGGTATGTTTGAGTTAGGTGACATTTTGCTAGAGTATCATATTAAGAGAATTGATAAAACCAGACATCTTCATGTCATTCCATAAACCTTACACTAGAAGCATTCGGTGAATATCATGTGTTCTAACTATTTCTGTAAAGAAATTTCATCTGAGGATGGGACTGTAAAACATGCTTGATTAAGGAATTTCATCCGAGGATGGGACTGTAAAACGAGCTTGATCTTGCAGCAGTCAAACAAGATTCATCCGATATTATTTAGTATGTTTTTACTATTAATGTAAAAAGGTGGTTTGCTATGCAGCAATGCATGTATGATACTATATGTAAgctgttttctttttttgttcctCATTTAGTATTTTTCAACCTTCTACTTAGCAAAGATTCTTAGCTCAAGTTTATGCTAAACTTCTGTTCTAATGCAAACAACTTTTTAGCAGTAGGAAAAGCTGAAAAGGGATGATTCATCTGCTTGTTTCTAGTTTTTAGGTTTAGCCTATAGAGAAGACTAGAGCTGATTAAACATGTGGGTACACAATTTTTATACTTGGTACTgatttttcttgttttggtccAGGAGGACAGACCCGCTGGTAATGACAATTGGATGGGAAAAGTCAATTTTGTTGAAATACGGTCATTTTGGCACATATTCCGCAGCTTTGATAGGATGTGGAGCTTCTTAATTTTATCTTTACAGGTTTGCAATTCTgtttcttgttcaagttcttttGGCACTTCTTTTTGATGCTTTCTGTTTCCTTACCCTTATATGTTACTTGCTATCTTTTATCTTGTATGAAGGCCATGATTATAATTGCTTGGAACGGTGGCACACCAAGTGATATCTTCGACCGTGGAGTATTTAAACAGGTTTTGAGCATATTTATAACTGCTGCTATACTGAAATTGTGTCAAGGTATGCCCTCCCTCCTCACTCTCTCTAGGTGCCCTTTCCTATCATGACAAAGACTGATGGGTACATGCAGTTGGTGCTGTTATTGACCAGGATTGTAGTTGCAGGTCAAGTTAGATAGAAGTTGCCTTAGTCCTACATGAATTTTATTGGATAGCTGCTGTGCTGGAAAAAGCATAGAGAATTACTTATGGTATTTGAGTAATCTCAAATCCATTCTTCATTGAAGAAAGGGAAAAATATTGCAGTGTTACTTCCCTTTATGTCAATTAAGTCTTGGAACTCACTGCTTGTAAACTATGTTTGCAACTTGTTGCTTTTTAGCAATGGTCGGGATTGTCAAATTATAAAGGTGCTATGTAGTCATCTCATTCTCATGAACTGTGATCACCAAACAAGACCCTTTTATGTGCTAGGCCAACCAGTATACACCATTTTGCATGTAATCAATCACGAT is drawn from Panicum virgatum strain AP13 chromosome 1N, P.virgatum_v5, whole genome shotgun sequence and contains these coding sequences:
- the LOC120657733 gene encoding probable E3 ubiquitin-protein ligase ATL44, whose protein sequence is MRAPVMVSRLHSAGNGPSPSPSPPLLCDGHADAAGDSDTVVILASLLCALICVAGLALVARCTCRRRNSGGGGGSNINPTATEVQAPKGLKKAAIETLPTVSLQAAAASRSGGVGEERECAICLVVLAEGDELRLQPLCGHGFHAACIDTWLGAHASCPSCRAAVLTCRRCGAAAAAGDATT
- the LOC120657732 gene encoding outer envelope pore protein 21, chloroplastic-like isoform X1, which encodes METSLRLRGGGGLRIHAKEKLPLGYNSLIQAHGEMDASTAGAAAPSYLALFVRQFYPQLSANLGVGVHLHKGNDLTYNLRAKKALPFTSNGLLGLNLKARLLTDAEFKPKNRTGAVELAWTILDLRRGQDVRLKLGYEFYDKVPYLQLRENNWTLNAYMDGKWDVRFDM
- the LOC120657732 gene encoding outer envelope pore protein 21, chloroplastic-like isoform X2, with protein sequence METSLRLRGGGGLRIHAKEKLPLGYNSLIQAHGEMDASTAGAAAPSYLALFVRQFYPQKNRTGAVELAWTILDLRRGQDVRLKLGYEFYDKVPYLQLRENNWTLNAYMDGKWDVRFDM